Genomic window (Drosophila albomicans strain 15112-1751.03 chromosome X, ASM965048v2, whole genome shotgun sequence):
ACTGAAATTGCCCTCAGCTTCTGAAAACAAAATGCCTGAAGCAACAGGACAACTGGCTCAATCCTCATCGCCCAAACAAACGGTGAGCATGGcggcagcagttgcagctgttgcaagaGGGCGACGACGCGGATTTGAGCCTGTAACGTGTTCGTCAGATATTTTGGGGTTATCGCATTTAAGTACAAAAAGCATCAATACTAGCAGCACCTTTGTTGAACTAAGCAACGACAAGTCGCCGCCGCCCAGTCCAGATATCGATAGTACTAATGAAACCACATCATCGTTTCAATCTCAACCCATTTCCAATGATATTCCCCAAATGCAGTTTAGTCGCTCAGCCGTGGGTGGTGCCAAATTTGTGACCAACTGCCATCCAATGAACGCCGAGGAGTACGATAGTCTGGAGTTTGAGTCACGCTTTGAGTCCGGCAACTTAGCTAAAGCAGTGCAGATCACGCCCACCTACTATGAACTATATTTACGGCCCGATCTCTATACGAGCCGATCCAAACAGTGGTTCTATTTTCGCGTTAGACGCACGCATCGCAACATGTTGTATCGCTTTTCCATTGTGAATCTGGTCAAGTCGGATAGTCTTTACAATGATGGCATGCGACCCGTCATGTACTCAACGCTGGGTGCTAAAGAGAAGAGCGAAGGATGGCGTCGATGTGGCAATAACATTTCATACTATCGCAATGACGATGAGTAAGTATTTACATACGGTTGGAGTTGGCAAACTATCgattaaaccaaaaaaaacatcgatagtTTTCCACTTCCATCAACAATTAATAACGACTTCAATATTCATTCGTAGAAGCAATAACACTAATGAGGAGGATGAGGACAATTCAAGCTACACATTGACATTCACCATCGAGTTTGAGCACGATGATGACACCGTGTATTTTGCCCACAGTTATCCTTACACCTACAGCGATCTACAAGTATGTTCAGAACACTaaaaaaacctaaaatatAATCACATTCAATTTGTACTATCTCGTTAATAGGACTATCTAATGGAGATACAGCGACATCCGGTAAAATCCAAATTTTGTAAGCTCCGGCTTCTTTGTCGCACACTAGCTGGCAATAATGTATATTATCTCACCGTCACGGCACCATCCAATAATGAGGATATAATGCGCGTAAGTAAAATTATCATTATCTGCTCTCCTTTTGGAATAATTGTTTACTAAAAAAACATTCCATTGACAGCGCAAGAAATCAATAGTGGTGTCGGCTCGTGTTCATCCCAGTGAGACGCCATCGTCCTGGATGATGAAGGGTTTGATGGACTTTATAACTGGCGACACAACGGTTGCCAAACGCTTGcgtcataaatttattttcaaactgGTGCCGATGTTGAACCCTGATGGTGTTATTGTGGGAAACACTCGAAATTCGCTAACTGGTAAAGACTTGAATCGTCAGTATCGAACTGTTATTCGAGAGACATATCCATCGATTTGGTATACAAAAGCCATGATTAGAAggtaatttttttgtaatgtatTTGTTTAAGATTTTACTTGATCACACATCTTCCATCTACGTTTTCAGACTGATTGAAGAATGCGGAGTTGCCATGTATTGTGATATGCACGCCCATTCACGCAAgcacaatatatttatatatggcTGTGAAAATAAACGCAATCCGGAGAAGAGACTTACCGAGCAGGTCTTTCCCTTGATGCTGCACAAAAACAGCGCTGATCGGGTGGGCTTAAGATCTTTAgctaactttttttttgttatcgtttaatgtttttgtgttgttcgACAGTTTTCGTTTGAaagttgcaaatttaaaattcagcGAAGTAAAGAAGGCACTGGACGCATTGTTGTCTGGATGCTTGGCATTACAAACAGCTATACAATCGAGGCTTCTTTTGGCGGTTCCTCGCTGGGCTCGCGAAAAGGAACTCATTTTAACACACAGGTATGCGATACCGTATGCGATAGTACATCGATAGTTACaaattcgttttatttttttttttttgacaggaTTATGAGCACATGGGCCGTGCATTTTGTGAGACTTTATTGGACTATTGTGATGAAAATCCGAACAAAGTAAAGCGACATGCTAaattatttaagcaaattaaaaagataaGAAAACGCGAGAAACGCGAGCAGAAAGcattgaaattacaaaaaatggCTGATCAGGGATGTATTCTAAGCGACAACAAGATCAAAGTGAAACGTTCTGTGGAGAAAAGTGTCTCCTAGGAAACGATTTCCATTCTCGTTACACTGAACATATCGCCAGCTAACCgctttttgttgtaaatttagAAATGTTGTGTTTTAGTGTTGCCAAAACATCGATTTTTGCGATGcttcaaacaaacaaaccctCGATAGTTTCGATATATCGCTTTCCTTGTTCGAATTCTGCTAAACCGTTTGTTTAAGCGGCACCTTTTAATTATTAGTAAATATTGTTCATACTAATTTTGGTTGGCCCGctctaaatattatttatagctAAAGTACAGTTTAGCAGTATTGATggtgccaacaaaaaaaaataagaatctCACTCGTCTATTTTTACTATATCAGAAGTGTGTTTGGACTTTTATATTTAGCTAATCTATATTGTTGACTATATTCCTGACACAACCATATCTTGAAGATTGAATGTGCGTTTAGCATTGGCTTCAGGTTATATATAATCCAATCCTATGTCAAATATTAACGAAAACAAATGTTGccaaatattgaatttgaatgCTGTCTATCGTTCATCGCagtttttctaattttttttcaaaatactaGAGTTACCAATTAACACTTTATGTATCAAACTCGAAACATatctctataaatatatatttatatttctatctatatatatatatgtagatatatgtacaaacgtatacatatatttaagtataaaaCTATTGTATGTTTAGAGTAAGCATCTACAGCACAGCATCGAAACGCACATTCATAATTCATTTGCtcacaattgtttttttttattttattttaattgcctaAGTACGATTTTTGTAGTTTGCCGTGtactgtaaaataaaattctcgTCTAAAAAACAATTGATGTAGTTAGAGATTATTATTcatagtattatttttttatgttttcagaCAGCTTTGCCAAccacaacaattttattaatgtgtattcatataatttgtttttattttattttttcttttaatttttttggaaACTCTGTATTTTTTTCACTAATCCTAATGAATTAACATTTAcaatagattttaaatttactcaAACAACAGGAAAGACTACGCTccaaaataattgaaagacTGATGCGCGAAGGCTCAAGTGCCGATGAACCGTTAAATATTCCATTATCGGATTACTCCAGGTAAGTATTTCAGATTATGTATAACACTTGTAAGATTTTAGTGCACAGCTTGATACAAGTTCTATACGTTTAGTATACTGTAATGTAATGAAATGTCAGGTAAAACGGATCTAAGGAGATAATTAAAACTCAAAACAAGTTTAAATCTACAgacaagtgtgctcgactgcgatATACACccttaaaacataccaaattaattgaccgaataaatattaaaatatacctatgactatatatttggtatattgatatactatttcGTATAAGATATACCACTCAACACGGATCGAGTTtatttaccaaattaatagaccaaacaaatataaaaaatgtataaatggctatatatttgatatattgatatactatattttttacattataccatagagtataaaatataccatcttGTCAATCAAAACATCTAAGACTTGACTTATATCGAATTAtcacaaatttgtaataacaCATCTTCTGTTTATAATTTAGTGACGAGGGCAACTGCAGTTCCAGTTCCGACAATGAAGGCAAGCATTCAATAGCTGCTTCAGACCTGGAAGGTCCTTGTTGTGCACCAATCCGTGCGCCGCCCAGTTCGCCTGAGGTCATGAATGAAATTCGTAAGGTAGGTGTTTTTTTCTCGTTTGGTTCACACTTCGAGTATCCGCATTTAGAAGGTTCGGCTCAATTGCATTCCAGAGTTAGTCTGTTTCTAATTCAGGGAAGGTAAAAAATATCCTAACAAATCATGCAATTTAGTTGAGCCATCTAAATCGAGTCTATCTTAATGCACAGTCGCATATGTATGTCATCAATGCTTTCGTGCACAACCATCATTAGTTTCGTGTACGCCGAATGCATAAAGTGATGCACGTTCTGGACCAAATCTACTTTTCCCCGGTTCTCCAACGCAAATTCAAAGCACTGGCACGACTCAAGCGTCGTCGTCATAAATTGGGATGCAAGACAGCGATTAGCAACA
Coding sequences:
- the LOC117578080 gene encoding cytosolic carboxypeptidase Nna1 isoform X10 produces the protein MMDMNGFSGGRVQYLQAQLFPVCTLTASNGAGFLGNFLSKGLKTNQLVLNTDEKTLRPIARLKEPRDLFALPKDKDNDCSQQAPRWPIECQVIEERVVHIPYVPPQAEPLNVPTGNELKPRPVGEENGIIVFTYCPISAVNYFSRSAVGGAKFVTNCHPMNAEEYDSLEFESRFESGNLAKAVQITPTYYELYLRPDLYTSRSKQWFYFRVRRTHRNMLYRFSIVNLVKSDSLYNDGMRPVMYSTLGAKEKSEGWRRCGNNISYYRNDDESNNTNEEDEDNSSYTLTFTIEFEHDDDTVYFAHSYPYTYSDLQDYLMEIQRHPVKSKFCKLRLLCRTLAGNNVYYLTVTAPSNNEDIMRRKKSIVVSARVHPSETPSSWMMKGLMDFITGDTTVAKRLRHKFIFKLVPMLNPDGVIVGNTRNSLTGKDLNRQYRTVIRETYPSIWYTKAMIRRLIEECGVAMYCDMHAHSRKHNIFIYGCENKRNPEKRLTEQVFPLMLHKNSADRFSFESCKFKIQRSKEGTGRIVVWMLGITNSYTIEASFGGSSLGSRKGTHFNTQDYEHMGRAFCETLLDYCDENPNKVKRHAKLFKQIKKIRKREKREQKALKLQKMADQGCILSDNKIKVKRSVEKSVS